CATTCAGGCATGAGGATACAGAAAGGCAAGCTAATAGAAAATGCAGATAAGGCACTCTATAATGCAAAGCATAATGGAAGAAACCAGACTGTACTATGGGAAGATATATCTAAGGAGTCAAAAATAAACAGCTTTTGAGAAACATCATGGAATTCATAATTGAGGTTAGCGAAGAAGAATTAAAAAAAGAAAAGGCCAGGGCAAGGGAGTTAAGGAAGAGCTCCTGGTGGAAGAGGAAGCTCGGGGAGGGAAGGTGCTATTACTGTGGAAGGAAATTCAAGCCCTCAGAGCTTACAATGGATCATCTCATACCACTTATAAGGGGTGGAAAGTCCGTTAAATCAAATCTTGTTACAGCCTGCAAAGAATGCAATAATAAAAAGAAGTACCTTCTTCCATTTGAATGGGAGGAATATCTTGAAAAATTGAAGGCAGAGGAGGTGGAGGAATGAGCATCCTTGAAAGGGCTGTGCCTACAGAAGGAAAGATAAAGTTTCTTATAGGAGAATTTGTTCACAGGGGTTTTTTTTATCTCTATGAGGGCAACATCCTTCATATTGAAAAAGGTCTCCAGAATATAATGGTGGTTGAACATCCCTTCTGGAAGAAGATCCTCTTTATTAATGGTCTTATTCAGCTCACTATCAAGGATGAATTCATCTACCACGAATCCCTTGTCCATATCCCTCTTCAGGCATTACCCGAGAATAAAGTTAGGCGCGTCCTCATATGTGGTGGCGGTGATCTGGGTGCAGCCAGAGAGGTGCTCAAATATAATGAGGTTAAGGAAGTTGTAGTTGCTGATATAGATCCGAGGGTAACAGAGGTGGTAAAAGAATACTTTCCCGAGATGATTGAGGGAGTTCTTCAGGATTCCAGACTTAAACTCTATCATCAGGATGCCTTTAGGATTGTTGAGGATTATATAACTAGAGGAGAGAGATTCGATTTTGTAATCATTGATTCAACTGATCCAGATGTCTCTTCTGGAGAGAGGGTAGAATTATCCCATTCGCTCTTTGGCAGAGAGTTTCACTCCCTTCTAAAAAAACTTGTTCCAGAAGGTATCATTGTTCAGCAGGCTGGTGTTCCATTTACAATGAGCAATATCCTTGATGTTACTCTTAAAACATACAAAGAGGTATATTCAGGAGAAAGAGTGCTATGCTACAGGTCAAATATCCCCTGCTTTGGCGGAGACAATGCCTTTATAATCCGCTCAGCGAATTCAGATCCTGTGGTACCGGTTAGAAAATCAATTCCCCATACTAAATACTACTCACATGAAATACACAGGGCATCCTTTGTGCTACCTAAGTTCTGGAAAGAGATTTTGGAGCCTTAAGCCTGTTTTGCCTTGGGCCTCCTGTTTGCCTCAAGAACCTTTTTTCTGAGTCTTACTGAGTGAGGTGTAACCTCCACGAGCTCATCCTCTTTTATGAACTCAATTGCCTGCTCAAGGTTCAATATCCTTGGAGGCACAAGCTGTATTGTATCATCAGAGCCTGCAGCACGTATATTTGTGAGTTTTTTTTCCTTTGTTACATTCACATCAAGATCATTTTCTCTGGAATTTTCTCCCACAATCATGCCCTCATATACGGGTGTTCCTTCTCTGATAAAAAGTGTACCTCGAGGCTGGAGGTGATAGAGGGCATAGGCGGTTGCTCTTCCAGGTCTATCTGCAACAAGGGCGCCTGTCTGTCTTTTTGACATCGGTCCATGCCATGGCTCATATCCATCAAATATGTGATTGAGAAGACCGGTGCCCCTTGTATCAGTCAGAAACTGTGACCTGAAACCAATTAATCCTCTTGATGGTATCCTGAACTCGAGCCTAACCCTTCCGAAGCCATTGTTCTGCATTCTGATCATCCTACCCTTTCTCATTCCTATCTGCTGAGTGACAACTCCTACATATTCATCCGGCACATCTATTATTAGAAGTTCCACAGGTTCATGCAATACTCCATTAATCTCCCTTGTAATTATCTCCGGCATTGATACAGAAAGCTCGTATCCTTCTCTCCTCATCATCTCTATTAAGATTGCGAGCTGAAGCTCTCCTCTTCCCATTACTTTAAAGGAATCAGAGCTATCAAAATCCACTTTGATGGATACATTATACAGAAGCTCTTTTTCAAGTCTTTCCCTTATATGCCTTGATGTTACAAACCTCCCTTCCTTTCCAGCAAAAGGGGATGTGTTTACAGAAAAGACCATGGATATCGTTGGTTCGTCCACTTTAATTCTCGGCAAAGCTTTTGGCTTTTCTATATCAGTAACAGTATCACCTATATTTATACCTTCGATACCTGCAAGGGCCACAATATCTCCAGTAGAAGCCTCTTTTACTTCTTTTCTTTCAAGTCCCTGAAAGGTATATACAGAGGTTATCTTTGACTTTACCATCTCTCTCTGATTTTTAATAACAGCAACGGTATCACCTGCCCTCACTCTGCCAGAAAATATTCTTCCTATGGCAAGCCTTCCCACATAATCATTGTAATCAATGTTTGTAACCAGAAATTGCAGGACATCCTTTTCATCTCCTTCAGGTGGTGGAACGGTCTTAAGAATGAGTTCAAATAATGGTCTTAGGTCTTCTGAGCTATCATCCAGATTTAGTTTTGCAATGCCTTTTTTTGCATTAGTATAAACAATGGGAAATTCAAGCTGTTCCTCCGTGGCATCCAGGTCTATAAAAAGGTCGTAGATTTCATTTATAACTTCCTGGATTCTGGCATCAGGTCTGTCTATTTTGTTTATCACTACAACTGGAGGCAGTTTTAATTCAAGTGCCTTTTTAAGTACAAACCTTGTCTGTGGCAGGGGTCCCTCTGAGGCATCTACAAGGAGCAGCACTCCATCAACCATCTTGAGCGTCCTTTCAACCTCACCTCCGAAATCAGCATGGCCGGGTGTATCAACAATGTTTATTTTTACACCACTGTATTCAATTGCGGTATTCTTTGCCATTATTGTAATGCCCCGCTCTCGCTCAAGGTCAATATTGTCCATTACCCTCTCCTGAACCAGCTGATTTGCACGAAATATGCCTGCCTGCTTCAACATGGCATCAACAAGGGTTGTCTTGCCGTGGTCAACATGGGCAATGATAGCTATGTTTCTTAGATCTTCTCTTT
The DNA window shown above is from Thermodesulfovibrionales bacterium and carries:
- a CDS encoding HNH endonuclease gives rise to the protein MEFIIEVSEEELKKEKARARELRKSSWWKRKLGEGRCYYCGRKFKPSELTMDHLIPLIRGGKSVKSNLVTACKECNNKKKYLLPFEWEEYLEKLKAEEVEE
- the typA gene encoding translational GTPase TypA, yielding MKREDLRNIAIIAHVDHGKTTLVDAMLKQAGIFRANQLVQERVMDNIDLERERGITIMAKNTAIEYSGVKINIVDTPGHADFGGEVERTLKMVDGVLLLVDASEGPLPQTRFVLKKALELKLPPVVVINKIDRPDARIQEVINEIYDLFIDLDATEEQLEFPIVYTNAKKGIAKLNLDDSSEDLRPLFELILKTVPPPEGDEKDVLQFLVTNIDYNDYVGRLAIGRIFSGRVRAGDTVAVIKNQREMVKSKITSVYTFQGLERKEVKEASTGDIVALAGIEGINIGDTVTDIEKPKALPRIKVDEPTISMVFSVNTSPFAGKEGRFVTSRHIRERLEKELLYNVSIKVDFDSSDSFKVMGRGELQLAILIEMMRREGYELSVSMPEIITREINGVLHEPVELLIIDVPDEYVGVVTQQIGMRKGRMIRMQNNGFGRVRLEFRIPSRGLIGFRSQFLTDTRGTGLLNHIFDGYEPWHGPMSKRQTGALVADRPGRATAYALYHLQPRGTLFIREGTPVYEGMIVGENSRENDLDVNVTKEKKLTNIRAAGSDDTIQLVPPRILNLEQAIEFIKEDELVEVTPHSVRLRKKVLEANRRPKAKQA